One region of Solanum pennellii chromosome 6, SPENNV200 genomic DNA includes:
- the LOC107023317 gene encoding protein ANTAGONIST OF LIKE HETEROCHROMATIN PROTEIN 1 — translation MAPLKKSKKDSNKLKKIKAKNKKNNIVPAENKGTECDWWDSFWHKNKTSTPGSGVPSDEEEGFKYFFRVSNKTFDYICSLVREDLISRPPSGLINIEGRLLSVEKQVAIALRRLASGESQVSVGASFGVGQSTVSQVTWRFIEALEERAKHHLKWPEPSKMDIIKSEFEQSFGLPNCCGAIDATHIIMTLPAIQTSDDWCDQESNYSMLLQGIVDSEMRFLDIVTGWPGGMTTSRLFKCSGFYKLCESGDRLNGNVKIVSEGAEVREYILGGFGYPLLPWLITPYEGEDLSDPMLDFNVVHATASSVAVKAFSQLKGGWRILNKVMWRPDKQKLPSIILVCCLLHNIIIDCGDKLHPDVAVSGHHDPGYEGQSCKQIESVGRLMRGKLTKYLQSTKKEGSMKMIV, via the exons ATGGCTCCTCTAAAGAAATCCAAGAAAGATTCTAACAAGTTGAAGAAAATCAAAgccaaaaacaagaaaaacaacaTTGTTCCTGCTGAGAACAAAGGAACTGAATGCGATTGGTGGGATAGTTTCTGGCACAAGAATAAAACATCAACCCCAG GTTCTGGTGTACCTAGTGATGAAGAGGAAGGTTTCAAGTATTTTTTCCGTGTTTCCAACAAGACTTTTGATTACATATGTTCACTTGTAAGGGAGGACCTTATCTCAAGACCTCCTTCAGGTCTGATAAACATTGAGGGAAGGCTTCTTAGTGTTGAGAAGCAAGTTGCGATTGCATTGAGAAGATTGGCTTCTGGTGAATCCCAAGTTTCAGTTGGGGCATCATTTGGGGTCGGGCAGTCCACTGTGTCTCAGGTTACCTGGAGATTCATTGAGGCACTGGAAGAACGTGCAAAGCACCATCTTAAGTGGCCAGAACCTAGTAAGATGGATATAATCAAGTCTGAGTTTGAACAATCATTTGGTTTGCCTAACTGTTGTGGAGCAATTGATGCAACTCACATCATAATGACTCTTCCTGCTATTCAAACCTCAGATGATTGGTGTGATCAGGAAAGCAATTACAGCATGCTTTTGCAAGGTATCGTGGACAGCGAGATGCGTTTTTTAGACATAGTGACAGGTTGGCCTGGGGGCATGACCACTTCAAGGCTGTTCAAGTGCTCTGGATTTTATAAACTCTGTGAAAGTGGTGATCGTTTAAATGGAAATGTCAAAATAGTGTCTGAAGGAGCAGAAGTTAGAGAGTATATTCTAGGAGGATTTGGTTACCCTCTTCTTCCATGGCTTATTACACCTTATGAAGGTGAAGACCTCTCGGATCCTATGCTTGATTTCAATGTGGTGCATGCGACTGCAAGCTCAGTTGCAGTAAAAGCCTTCTCACAATTGAAGGGAGGCTGGAGAATCCTTAATAAGGTTATGTGGAGACCTGATAAACAGAAACTCCCCAGCATCATCCTCGTGTGTTGTTTACTTCATAATATTATCATTGATTGTGGAGACAAATTACATCCTGACGTTGCCGTATCTGGTCATCATGACCCAGGATATGAGGGACAGAGCTGCAAGCAGATCGAATCAGTGGGGAGATTAATGAGGGGCAAATTAACTAAATACTTACAGAGTACCAAAAAAGAAGGCTCAATGAAGATGATCGTCTAA
- the LOC107021881 gene encoding uncharacterized protein LOC107021881 has product MANISTCSLLVAAVFLVGILMIPSEILGETCYQIHPEILCDEGKVEGECLPFCNNKFGSSAGGQCIEQIGFDGPFCACDYPC; this is encoded by the exons ATGGCAAATATTTCTACTTGCTCCCTTCTCGTTGCTGCTGTTTTTCTAG TTGGAATATTGATGATCCCATCGGAAATATTGGGAGAAACATGCTACCAAATACACCCAGAGATATTGTGTGATGAAGGCAAAGTTGAAGGGGAATGTTTACCTTTCTGCAATAACAAATTTGGATCCTCTGCTGGTGGACAATGCATTGAGCAAATTGGCTTTGATGGTCCTTTTTGTGCATGTGATTATCCTTGctga
- the LOC107021082 gene encoding EKC/KEOPS complex subunit bud32-like: MEIKADGSDGSLVLIKQGAEARVFESTFVGSRRCIIKERFSKKYRHPTLDSKLTLKRLNAEARCMTKARRLGVVTPVLYAVDTVMHTLTFEYVEGPSVKDILLGFGLVGVDEERMADITTQIGNAIGKLHDGGLVHGDLTTSNMLLRTSGNQLVLIDFGLSFTSTLPEDKAVDLYVLERALLSMHSSCGNVMDRILAAYRKSSKQWSSTLNKLAEVRQRGRKRTMVG, translated from the exons ATGGAAATCAAGGCAGATGGAAGTGATGGATCGTTGGTTTTAATCAAGCAAGGAGCTGAGGCT AGGGTATTTGAGTCAACATTTGTGGGTAGTAGAAGGTGTATTATCAAGGAACGGTTTTCAAAGAAATACAGGCATCCGACTTTGGACTCAAAGCTCACTCTTAAACGGTTGAATGCG GAGGCAAGGTGCATGACAAAAGCTAGACGGCTTGGTGTTGTCACTCCAGTGTTGTATGCTGTTGACACTGTTATGCACACTCTCACCTTTGAATATGTTGAAGGTCCTTCGGTGAAAGATATATTGCTTGGCTTTGGACTAGTTGGAGTTGACGAAGAACGAATGGCTGATATTACAACACAGATTGGTAATGCTATTGGAAAACTACACGATGGTGGCCTAGTCCATGGCGATTTGACAACATCAAACATGTTACTGAGGACTTCTGGCAATCAGCTG GTGCTGATTGACTTTGGTCTAAGCTTTACTTCAACGCTTCCAGAAGATAAAGCAGTTGATTTATATGTACTGGAACGTGCTTTACTCTCTATGCACTCTTCTTGTGGAAATGTG ATGGACCGGATACTTGCTGCATATAGGAAGTCCTCAAAGCAATGGTCATCAACCTTGAACAAGCTAGCCGAAG TGAGGCAAAGAGGAAGAAAGCGCACAATGGTTGGTTGA